A single region of the Eleginops maclovinus isolate JMC-PN-2008 ecotype Puerto Natales chromosome 16, JC_Emac_rtc_rv5, whole genome shotgun sequence genome encodes:
- the ccndx gene encoding cyclin Dx, protein MDRGMSVSLWCEEVEDNKSQDHSQTETQAQGGYMVGSSQLRAAWDPTVSGHRVIQRLLQVEERYMPSILYITLIQREPERREELSKWALEVCCECGCDEAVFPLSVSLMDRFLSATLSLPVSPYCLAAGCILIASKLSECDNVTADTLCAAAEYSFQPSNLREMERLILATLRWDTAAVTPQDFFPHFLACVEERGDGDSGHSEEGLLLSTLRRHCDTLAAMCACDSRFLGASPSLVAAATLKCALRGLGNKGPAQMAVLSAALAELCKADLALLQCYSDMIEYALRQRLRSGLQQGPMEKDEEVENERAGTPTDMRDIDF, encoded by the exons ATGGACAGAGgcatgtctgtgtctctgtggtgtgaggaggtggaggataACAAGAGTCAGGACCACAGCCAAACTGAAACACAAGCCCAGGGCGGCTACATGGTGGGCTCTTCTCAGCTGCGAGCCGCCTGGGACCCCACTGTGTCCGGGCATCGTGTGATCCAGAGGTTGCTTCAGGTGGAGGAGAGGTACATGCCCTCCATACTCTACATCACCCTCATCCAGCGGGAGCCAGAGCGCAGGGAGGAGCTCTCTAAATGGGCCCTGGAG GTATGCTGCGAGTGTGGCTGTGATGAGGCAGtgttccctctgtctgtctctctaatGGACAGGTTCCTGTCGGCCACTTTGTCTCTGCCTGTCTCGCCATACTGCCTAGCTGCAGGCTGCATCCTCATCGCCTCCAAACTCTCAGAGTGTGACAATGTCACTGCTGATactctctgtgctgcagctgagtACAGCTTCCAGCCTTCAAACCTGCGG GAGATGGAGCGTCTCATCCTCGCCACCCTCCGATGGGACACGGCAGCAGTGACTCCGCAGGACTTCTTCCCACATTTTCTTGCCTGTGTGGAGGAGCGAGGAGACGGAGACAGTGGTCACTCTGAGGAGGGGCTGCTGCTCTCCACCCTGCGGCGGCACTGTGACACGCTGGCCGCCATGTGTGCGTGTGACTCCCGCTTCCTAGGAGCATCACCGTCCCTTGTTGCTGCAGCGACACTGAAATGTGCTCTGCGGGGCTTGGGCAACAAAGGACCGGCTCAGATGGCTGTCTTGAGTGCAGCACTAGCGGAGCTTTGTAAGGCTGACCTG GCATTGCTACAGTGCTACAGTGACATGATCGAATATGCCCTCCGACAGCGGCTGAGGAGCGGACTGCAGCAGGGCCCCATGGAGAAggatgaggaggtggagaaCGAAAGAGCCGGGACACCTACTGACATGAGAGATATTGATTTTTAA
- the nucb1 gene encoding nucleobindin-1, translating to MNLKPGWLLLLSICVGVWSVPIDRNVDNQEAKEEVPEENVDTGLYYDRYLREVIEVLETDPHFREKLQTANTEDIKNGRLSKELDLVGHHVRTRLDELKRQEVSRLRMLLKAKLDSTNTQSLQMDHTSLLKQFEHLDPHNQNTFEAKDLELLISTATKDLENYDAERHEEFKRYEMLKEHERREYLKGLDQEKREREEKRMQELKDKHRQHPKVNAPGSVAQLREVWEETDGLDPKEFNAKTFFKLHDTNEDGVLDEQELEALFTKELEKVYDAKNEEDDMMEMEEERLRMREHVMKNVDANKDRLVSLEEFLKSTEKKEFSNPREWETLETKPAYTEEELQRFEVELRDKEEELKKKAENLRQQQELLKERGKALEVQRKDYQQAVLEMSQRKKQQAADGQPPAGPNGELQFQPEAQKVEDKEIKAPVELQAEAPNHLPAEPPQNLPLHT from the exons ATGAACCTAAAACCTGGCTGGCTGCTGCTTCTATCCATCTGTGTTGGGGTCTGGTCAGTGCCTATTGATCGCAATGTAGATAACCAGGAAGCTAAAGAGGAAGTGCCGGAAGAGAACGTG GACACTGGCCTGTACTATGACAGGTATCTCAGAGAGGTAATAGAGGTTTTGGAGACAGACCCTCACTTCAGGGAGAAACTGCAGACAGCAAACACAGAGGACATCAAG AATGGCCGTCTCAGTAAAGAGCTGGATCTGGTTGGTCACCATGTGAGGACTCGCCTGGATGAGCTGAAGCGTCAGGAGGTTTCTCGCCTCCGGATGCTACTCAAGGCCAAATTGGACAGCACCAATACACAAA GCCTGCAGATGGATCACACCTCCCTACTGAAGCAATTTGAACATCTGGATCCCCACAATCAAAACACCTTCGAGGCCAAAGACCTTGAGCTGCTGATCTCAACG GCCACAAAGGACCTGGAGAACTACGATGCCGAGAGACATGAGGAGTTTAAGCGATACGAGATGCTGAAGGAGCACGAGAGACGGGAGTACCTGAAGGGCCTGGAccaggagaagagggagagagaggagaagagaatgCAGGAGCTTAAGGACAAACACCGCCAGCACCCCAAAGTCAATGCTCCA GGTAGTGTTGCCCAGCTACGGGAAGTTTGGGAGGAGACAGACGGACTGGATCCTAAGGAGTTCAACgctaaaacgttttttaaactGCATG ATACAAATGAAGATGGTGTTTTAGATGAGCAGGAATTGGAGGCTCTTTTTACTAAAGAG CTGGAGAAGGTCTACGACGCAAAGAATGAGGAAGATGATatgatggagatggaggaagaaagGCTGAGGATGAGGGAGCATGTCATGAAGAAT GTGGACGCAAATAAAGATCGTCTCGTCAGCCTGGAAGAGTTCCTTAAATCCACGGAGAAGAAGGAGTTCAGTAATCCCAGAGAGTGGGAG ACTTTGGAAACTAAACCAGCATACACAGAGGAAGAGCTACAGCGATTTGAGGTTGAACTAAGGGacaaagaggaggagctgaagaagaaggCAGAGAATCTgcggcagcagcaggagctgcTGAAGGAGAGAGGCAAAGCCCTGGAGGTACAAAGGAAAGACTACCAGCAG GCAGTATTAGAGATGTCCcagagaaagaaacagcagGCAGCAGATGGGCAGCCTCCTGCGGGTCCTAATGGAGAACTTCAATTTCAACCAGAGGCACAAAAAGTGGAAGATAAAG AGATAAAAGCCCCTGTTGAACTCCAAGCTGAGGCCCCGAATCATCTGCCTGCTGAGCCTCCACAGAATCTGCCTTTACACACTTAA
- the ppfia3 gene encoding liprin-alpha-3: MMCEVMPTISEDGRGGGGGSSSPAGGGGGMGGGVGGIGGYSGRDSRGSGSGGGGSDEGGSTGNLESLMVNMLTERERLIDSLRETQDSLGTAHLRLRDLGHEKESLQRQLSIALPQEFAVLTKELNLCREQLLEREEEIAELKAERNNTRLLLEHLECLVSRHERSLRMTVVKRQAQSPAGVSSEVEVLKALKSLFEHHKALDEKVRERLRVALERVASLEEELQTSSQEVLSLREQIKRRQQGIENGKERLPNGPSSILDEADVDRQREGEIERQRSELGQLKERLALMCRQVGEIEEQLTSARRELARSEEANQKLQRDVKEALCQREDMEERITTLERRYLSAQREATSLHDTKDKLENELASKDSLYRQSEEKNRQLQERLDDAKQKLQQTLQRAETLPEIEAQLAQRVAALNKAEERHGNFEERLRQMEAQLEEKNQELQRARQRERMNDEHNKRLSDTVDKLLSESNERLQLHLKERMAALEEKNALSEELSNMKKLQDDLLANKDQLIVELERLQLELDQLRARPGGSYSSRSLPGSALELRYSHGSGSLPTGSTTHLDPFGNASTGGVVRRSHRARWSSAREDSTKYPDWESGALLGTGFEPGLDVGCSDDEDDGEPRFGSELLSPSGQTDVQTLAIMLQEQLEAINKEIKLIQEEKENTELRAEEIESRVSVALDSPPIPPSTLGRDSTGRGFIPSSITSSTLASPSPPSSGHSTPRLPHSPARENDRQNSKDDDRSLALLDSTPPSTPRALRLDRMTLTHPGAMLDDAREFRSLSADGSSSNSSQDSLHKSSKKKSIKSSIGRLFGKKEKGRMGQPGREGSGSLASTPSEDMASGDAMGINKTGTLGPADKDRRSKKKHELLEEACRQGLPFASWDGPTVVSWLELWVGMPAWYVAACRANVKSGAIMANLSDTEIQREIGISNPLHRLKLRLAIQEMVSLTSPSAPASTRSSTSNVWMTHAEMESLNAATKPPELKEFSWDQILAYGDMNHEWVGNDWLPSLGLPQYRSYFMESLVDARMLDHLTKKELRGQLKMVDSFHRVSLHYGIMCLKRLNYDRKELERRREESVHQNKDVMVWSNERVMCWVQNIGLKEYGDNLRESGVHGALLALDDTFDYTDLALLLQVPNQNTQARQLLEQEYNSLISMGTERRPDEDGVKTFTRSPSWRKMFREKDLRGVTSDSAETLPANFRASAISTPSVTLRKVQSEASSGARGESASVRTYSC; the protein is encoded by the exons ATGATGTGCGAGGTGATGCCCACGATCTCCGAGGACGGGCGCGGAGGAGGAGGCGGCTCGTCTTCCCCTGCTGGGGGCGGAGGAGGCATGGGCGGAGGGGTTGGAGGCATAGGGGGCTACAGTGGCAGGGATTCCCGCGGAAGTGGTAGTGGAGGGGGCGGCAGTGATGAGGGGGGCAGCACAGGCAACCTGGAGTCGCTGATGGTAAACATGCTGACGGAGAGGGAGAGGCTTATTGACAGTCTGAGGGAAACCCAGGACAGTCTTGGGACGGCTCACCTACGCCTGCGAGATCTGGGCCACGAGAAGGAGTCGCTCCAGAGGCAGCTTTCCATCGCCCTGCCACAG GAGTTTGCAGTGCTGACCAAAGAGCTGAACCTCTGCcgggagcagctgctggagcgagaggaggagaTAGCAGAGCTGAAGGCGGAGAGGAACAACACAAGA CTGTTGCTTGAACATCTGGAATGCCTGGTGTCCCGTCACGAGCGCAGCCTGAGGATGACGGTGGTGAAGAGGCAGGCCCAGTCTCCAGCCGGGGTCTCCAGTGAGGTGGAGGTCCTAAAAGCACTGAAATCCCTGTTTGAACACCACAAAGCTCTGGATGAGAAGGTGAGGGAAAGACTACGGGTGGCTTTGGAGCGAGTGGCGTCGTTGGAGGAAGAGCTGCAGACCTCGTCTCAAGAG GTTCTGTCTTTAAGGGAACAAATCAAGCGACGGCAGCAAGGAATAGAAAATGGCAAAGAG CGACTTCCCAACGGACCTTCGTCCATTTTGGATGAAGCAGACGTGGACAGGCAGCGAGAGGGCGAGATAGAGCGACAGAGGTCAGAGCTGGGACAGCTGAAAGAGAGGCTGGCTCTCATGTGCAGACAG GTCGGGGAGATTGAGGAGCAGCTGACGTCCGCCAGGAGGGAGCTGGCTCGATCGGAGGAGGCCAACCAGAAACTACAGAGGGACGTGAAAGAG GCACTCTGTCAAAGGGAAGACATGGAAGAGAGAATCACCACATTAGAACGCAG GTATCTGAGCGCCCAGAGGGAGGCGACGTCTCTCCACGACACAAAAGATAAACTGGAGAACGAGTTGGCCAGCAAAGACTCTCTGTATAGACAG AGTGAGGAGAAGAACCGGCAGCTTCAGGAGCGTCTGGATGATGCCAAACAGAAGCTGCAGCAAACTCTGCAGAGGGCTGAAACACTGCCAGAGATCGAGGCCCAGCTTGCACAGAGAGTGGCAGCACtcaacaag GCAGAGGAACGTCATGGTAACTTTGAGGAGCGACTGCGACAGATGGAGGCGCAACTCGAGGAGAAGAACCAGGAGCTACAGAGA gcgaggcagagggagaggatgAACGATGAACACAACAAGCGACTCTCCGACACAGTGGACAAGCTGCTGTCTGAGTCCAACGAGAGGCTGCAGCTCCATCTGAAGGAGAGGATGGCCGCTTTGGAAGAAAAG AATGCCCTGTCTGAAGAACTTTCTAACATGAAGAAACTCCAGGATGATCTCTTAGCAAACAAG GACCAGCTGATAGTGGAGCTGGAACGGCTGCAGCTGGAGTTAGATCAGCTGAGAGCGAGGCCTGGGGGCTCTTATTCCAG TCGCTCTCTGCCAGGTAGCGCTCTGGAGTTGCGGTATTCCCACGGGAGTGGGTCGCTCCCAACAGGCTCCACCACTCACCTGGATCCCTTTGGTAACGCCTCCACTGGGGGAGTGGTAAGGCGAAGTCATCGGGCTCGCTGGAGTTCGGCTAGAGAGGACTCTACCAAG TACCCAGACTGGGAGAGCGGGGCTCTGCTAGGGACCGGGTTTGAGCCGGGCTTGGATGTGGGCTGCTCAGATGACGAGGACGACGGGGAGCCCCGCTTTGGCTCTGAGCTGCTGTCCCCCAGCGGACAGACGGACGTGCAGACCCTGGCCATCATGCTGCAGGAACAGCTGGAGGCCATTAATAAGGAGATCAA ACTGAtccaggaggagaaagagaacacTGAGTTGCGGGCCGAAGAGATCGAGAGCCGGGTCAGCGTGGCTTTGGACAGTCCGCCAATTCCTCCATCCACCCTGGGAAGAGACAGCACAGGACGGGGCTTCATCCCCTCGtccatcacatcctccaccctggcctccccctcccccccgagCTCTGGACACTCGACCCCTCGCCTGCCTCACTCTCCAGCCCGCGAGAATGATAGACAA AACAGCAAAGATGATGACCGGTCCCTCGCTCTTCTTGACTCCACGCCTCCATCCACTCCCCGTGCACTGCGACTGGACAGAATGACGCTAACCCATCCAGGAGCGATGCTCGACGACGCCCGGGAGTTTCGCAG TCTCTCCGCAGATGGCAGCAGCTCCAACAGCAGCCAAGATTCTCTACACAAGTCCAGTAAGAAGAAAAGCATCAAGTCTTCAATCGGTCGGCTATTTGGGAAGAAGGAAAAGGGAAGGATGGGCCAACCAGGGCGGGAAGGATCTGGTTCTCTTG CATCGACACCCTCTGAAGACATGGCCTCTGGAGACGCAATGGGCATAAACAAGACTGGGACTCTGGGTCCAGCAGATAAAGACCGCCGCAGCAAGAAGAA GCATGAACTACTGGAAGAAGCATGTCGCCAAGGACTTCCCTTTGCATCATGGGACGGGCCCACAGTTGTATCTTGGTTGGAG CTGTGGGTGGGGATGCCGGCCTGGTACGTCGCAGCCTGTCGCGCCAACGTGAAGAGCGGTGCCATCATGGCAAACCTGTCGGATACAGAGATCCAGCGGGAGATCGGCATCAGTAACCCGCTTCACCGCCTCAAACTGCGGCTGGCTATCCAGGAGATGGTTTCCCTCACCAGCCCCTCTGCCCCGGCCAGCACTCGCTCT TCGACCAGTAACGTTTGGATGACCCACGCTGAGATGGAGTCCCTGAACGCAGCCACCAAGCCTCCG GAGCTCAAAGAGTTCAGCTGGGATCAG ATTCTTGCCTATGGCGATATGAATCATGAGTGGGTTGGCAACGACTGGCTTCCCAGCCTGGGCCTACCACAGTACCGAAGCTATTTCATGGAGTCCCTGGTGGATGCTCGCATGTTGGACCACCTGACCAAGAAGGAGCTGAGAGGACAGCTCAAAATGGTGGACAGCTTCCACAG GGTCAGTTTGCATTATGGCATCATGTGCCTGAAGCGTCTGAACTACGATCGcaaggagctggagaggaggagggaagagagCGTCCACCAGAACAAAG ATGTTATGGTGTGGTCCAATGAGCGTGTGATGTGCTGGGTGCAGAACATCGGTCTGAAGGAGTATGGCGACAACCTGCGTGAGAGCGGCGTCCATGGGGCTTTGCTGGCTTTAGACGACACCTTTGACTACACTGACCTGgccctgctgctgcaggtccCCAACCAGAACACACAG GCCAGACAACTCCTGGAGCAAGAGTACAACTCGCTCATCTCCATGGGAACTGAAAGACGACCTGATGAG GATGGAGTGAAGACCTTCACCCGCTCGCCCTCCTGGAGGAAGATGTTTAGAGAGAAAGACCTTCGGGGCGTGACCTCCGACTCCGCCGAGACCCTGCCTGCTAACTTCCGTGCCTCAGCCATTTCCACGCCCTCCGTCACCCTGAGAAAGGTTCAGAGTGAGG CCAGCTCTGGTGCCCGGGGTGAATCTGCCTCAGTGAGGACGTACTCCTGTTGA
- the LOC134877571 gene encoding uncharacterized protein LOC134877571: MHWLPLVAMVIASALPFPHNPMSRIAAATTDQRHDQAARLATPPVDYNPDENVSQTDYNMAAALSQHTNRQNLQNRRDYVKSSSDKKTSTFKVENQETYQPNSDSGSVDVPKEGGTLRAEDNSLPKDYKAVSSSRRDSSSFVDFSKKDNLQDSTERLLLVTTAETHNAVSPAANLQGQRGPEPTVPSEKLRDTLGTGGLNLEAGPGPGMDNILDGDGMFLDAHPRVLFSPSTSPPEHPPLLLMLETGLLQGDRAGEEQEDVDGRMEGHGDRAIDRSTTLSWADSSRVTEAARPVKRDKRSHLMDKRRGEKSVCESESGWVTDKKTAIDSHGHLVTILQEIQTQTGPLKQYFYETRCREPEQFSNAGRSKAGVAPKPVGTGVAGAACMGVDKRQWVSECKVKQSFVRALTKDANNRTGWRWIRIDSSCVCVLLARVEKAGRG, translated from the coding sequence ATGCACTGGCTTCCcctggttgccatggtgatTGCCTCGGCCCTGCCCTTTCCTCATAACCCCATGTCCAGGATTGCCGCCGCGACGACAGACCAACGTCATGACCAGGCTGCTCGCCTCGCAACTCCCCCTGTGGACTACAACCCCGATGAAAATGTCTCACAAACGGACTACAACATGGCTGCTGCTCTGAGCCAACATACCAACAGACAAAACCTCCAAAACCGTAGGGACTATGTGAAGTCCTCCTCAGATAAAAAGACTTCCACGTTCAAAGTGGAGAATCAAGAAACCTACCAACCAAATAGCGACTCAGGCAGTGTGGATGTTCCCAAAGAAGGAGGAACACTCAGGGCCGAGGATAACTCTCTACCAAAGGACTACAAagctgtcagcagcagcaggcgggaTTCCTCCAGTTTTGTGGACTTTTCCAAGAAGGACAATCTTCAAGACTCTACAGAAAGGTTGTTGCTGGTTACTACGGCAGAAACCCATAATGCTGTCAGTCCTGCTGCTAATCTACAGGGTCAAAGAGGACCAGAACCAACTGTTCCCTCGGAGAAGCTGAGAGATACACTCGGGACAGGAGGCTTGAACCTGGAAGCAGGGCCGGGGCCCGGGATGGACAATATCTTAGATGGAGACGGGATGTTTCTGGACGCACACCCACGAGTCCTGTTCTCCCCCTCCACGTCGCCTCCAGAACACCCACCTCTCCTGCTCATGTTGGAGACCGGCCTGCTGCAGGGGGACAGGGccggagaggagcaggaggacgTAGACGGACGCATGGAGGGTCACGGGGACCGGGCGATTGACAGGAGCACCACTCTGAGTTGGGCAGATTCTTCCAGAGTTACTGAGGCCGCCCGTCCTGTTAAAAGGGATAAACGCTCACACTTAATGGACAAAAGGCGAGGAGAAAAATCAGTGTGCGAGTCGGAGAGCGGTTGGGTTACTGACAAGAAAACCGCCATCGACTCCCATGGTCATTTAGTCACCATCCTGCAGGAGATCCAGACCCAGACTGGACCCCTCAAGCAGTACTTCTATGAGACTCGTTGTCGCGAACCAGAGCAGTTCAGCAATGCCGGCAGGTCGAAGGCCGGCGTGGCACCAAAACCAGTCGGTACGGGTGTAGCCGGGGCCGCCTGCATGGGCGTGGATAAAAGACAGTGGGTGAGTGAGTGCAAAGTCAAACAGTCGTTCGTCAGAGCGCTGACCAAAGATGCTAACAACAGAACTGGATGGAGGTGGATCCGCATCGACTCGTCTTGCGTCTGTGTGCTGCTGGCCAGAGTGGAAAAGGCGGGAAGAGGCTGA